From Zerene cesonia ecotype Mississippi chromosome 16, Zerene_cesonia_1.1, whole genome shotgun sequence, one genomic window encodes:
- the LOC119833115 gene encoding uncharacterized protein LOC119833115 — MHFNGRCFCMEVETGCLIWAIFTTIITGIATLLGFGFFIYMNIEFAQQSGDKQLGYFLGEIFNIIAIFILCLIIISFTFSVHLLVGVVKKRPHYIKAYFIYGVVVFSILVSIYLVSMAVAVGHDEFGGFLLFSSVFISILGFYGLILHMIRMTYLKFNGDLIQQYTHKLIV; from the exons atgcattttaatggGAGATGTTTTTGTATGGAGGTCGAGACAGGGTGCCTTATATGGGCTATATTTACAACT ATTATAACAGGTATAGCAACATTATTGGGTTTTGGCTTTTTCATCTACATGAATATCGAGTTCGCACAACAATCTGGAGACAAGCAATTGGGATATTTTCTGGGAGAAATTTTCAACATCATCGCAATATTTATACTGTGCTTaataatcatttcatttacCTTTTCGGTGCATCTGCTTGTTGGAGTTGTTAAG aaaaGACCGCATTACATCAAAGCGTACTTTATATACGGCGTTGTGGTATTTTCTATCTTGGTGTCCATATATTTGGTTTCAATGGCAGTAGCTGTTGGACATGATGAGTTTGGCGGTTTTCTGTTATTTTCCTCTGTCTTCATATCAATATTAG GCTTTTACGGTCTTATATTGCACATGATTCGTATGACGTACCTCAAATTCAATGGAGATTTAATTCAGCAGTACACTCACAAGCTTATTGTGTGA